The following proteins come from a genomic window of SAR202 cluster bacterium:
- a CDS encoding Fpg/Nei family DNA glycosylase, which translates to MPEAPDLEVIKEYLNRKVAGQSVSSVRVVKPTVVRSLAGDLGSEVVGRRVEGFERRGKFLLAGLSGDRTLAINPMLTGALQYCEAKEKVMKRTCVALGLSGGRELRYLDEKQMGMVYYVDGKGLEEINRLEGQGPDVLSPGSFEEFKARIKPFYGEIKGALTNGRVLAGVGNAYADEILFVAGVYPFKKTRSLSEEELRRIYEKSREVVEEAIGVLRERVGDDIHVKVRDFLKVHNKGGKACPRCGGSITEVRANQRITSYCRRCQPGMLIRN; encoded by the coding sequence GTGCCTGAGGCGCCGGACCTGGAGGTTATCAAGGAGTATCTAAACCGCAAGGTGGCGGGACAGTCGGTATCGTCGGTGAGGGTGGTGAAGCCGACGGTGGTGCGGTCACTGGCGGGGGACTTGGGGTCGGAGGTGGTGGGGAGGAGGGTTGAGGGGTTCGAGAGGCGGGGGAAGTTTTTGCTGGCGGGGCTGTCGGGGGACAGGACGCTGGCGATAAACCCTATGCTGACGGGGGCGCTGCAATATTGCGAGGCGAAGGAAAAGGTGATGAAGCGGACGTGTGTAGCGCTAGGACTTTCGGGAGGGCGGGAGCTTCGGTACCTGGACGAGAAGCAGATGGGAATGGTGTATTACGTCGACGGCAAGGGGCTGGAGGAGATAAACCGGCTGGAGGGACAGGGGCCGGACGTGCTGTCGCCGGGGAGCTTTGAGGAGTTTAAGGCCCGGATAAAGCCCTTCTATGGCGAGATCAAAGGGGCGCTGACCAACGGGCGGGTGCTGGCGGGGGTAGGGAACGCATACGCCGACGAGATACTTTTTGTGGCGGGGGTGTACCCGTTTAAGAAGACGAGGTCGCTTTCGGAGGAGGAGCTGAGGCGGATTTACGAGAAGTCGAGGGAGGTGGTGGAGGAGGCGATAGGGGTGCTGAGGGAGAGGGTGGGGGATGACATTCATGTGAAGGTACGGGACTTCTTAAAGGTGCATAACAAGGGTGGGAAGGCGTGCCCCAGGTGCGGAGGGTCGATAACGGAGGTGAGGGCGAACCAGCGGATAACGAGCTACTGCCGCCGGTGTCAGCCGGGGATGCTAATACGA